A genomic segment from Roseibium algicola encodes:
- the rseP gene encoding RIP metalloprotease RseP, whose product MDLLVSAYSLIVGTIIPFLFVLTIVVFFHELGHFAVARWCNVKVDAFSVGFGRELFGFNDRKGTRWKLCWIPLGGYVKFAGDENAASVPSREAIAQMSEEDRKTAFIAKPVWQRMAVVAAGPIANFLLAIVIFTALFVTSGKQGFEPVVEQVFAGGAAERDGLLAGDIVKEIDGRPIQTFGEMRQIVLMNANTPLVFEVERGGQDVTLTVTPDAKEKEVFFGERQVAGDISLRGVSDPSHLIHIKYGLGEAALEGTAETWRIIESTVSYIWGIISQRQSADQLGGPIRVAQISGQVADLGFLPLISLAAVLSVSIGLINLAPVPILDGGHLVYFAAEALRGKPLSERVQDVGFRIGLGLVLMLMVFVTWKDIMRLVGTNS is encoded by the coding sequence ATGGACCTTCTCGTTTCCGCCTATTCCCTGATAGTCGGCACAATCATTCCCTTTCTTTTTGTGCTTACAATCGTCGTCTTCTTCCATGAGCTCGGCCATTTCGCTGTGGCTCGTTGGTGCAACGTAAAGGTGGATGCTTTTTCCGTCGGCTTCGGGCGTGAGCTTTTCGGTTTTAATGACCGGAAGGGAACTCGTTGGAAACTCTGCTGGATTCCGCTTGGTGGCTACGTCAAGTTCGCCGGCGACGAAAATGCGGCAAGCGTACCAAGCCGTGAAGCGATTGCGCAGATGAGCGAAGAGGACCGGAAAACGGCTTTCATCGCCAAACCGGTCTGGCAACGCATGGCCGTTGTGGCCGCGGGGCCCATCGCCAACTTCCTTCTCGCAATCGTGATCTTTACCGCTCTCTTCGTAACCTCCGGCAAGCAGGGTTTCGAGCCTGTCGTCGAACAGGTTTTTGCGGGCGGCGCAGCCGAGCGCGACGGGCTTCTGGCCGGCGATATCGTGAAGGAAATTGACGGCAGGCCTATCCAGACGTTCGGCGAGATGCGTCAGATCGTCCTGATGAACGCCAACACGCCTCTCGTTTTCGAAGTCGAACGGGGCGGGCAAGACGTTACTTTGACCGTTACGCCCGACGCGAAGGAGAAAGAAGTCTTTTTCGGTGAGAGGCAGGTGGCCGGCGATATCAGCCTGCGCGGCGTGTCCGATCCGTCTCATCTCATTCACATCAAATACGGGCTTGGCGAAGCGGCTCTTGAAGGGACTGCGGAAACCTGGCGCATCATCGAAAGCACGGTCAGCTATATCTGGGGCATCATTTCCCAGCGGCAGTCGGCGGACCAGCTTGGTGGTCCGATCCGCGTGGCCCAGATCTCTGGGCAGGTCGCAGATCTCGGGTTCCTTCCGCTCATTTCTCTGGCGGCCGTACTTTCTGTGAGCATCGGTCTGATCAACCTGGCGCCGGTGCCGATTCTCGATGGTGGACACCTCGTTTACTTCGCTGCAGAAGCCCTGCGTGGCAAACCGCTCAGCGAAAGGGTGCAGGACGTTGGTTTCCGGATCGGTCTGGGACTTGTTCTCATGCTGATGGTGTTCGTCACATGGAAGGATATCATGCGGCTCGTGGGAACCAATTCATGA
- a CDS encoding 1-deoxy-D-xylulose-5-phosphate reductoisomerase: MAAASAARDPGAKTRITVLGATGSIGQSLADLIQRNPDSYEVVALVANRNASGLADMAKALKTGSAILAEESCYPELKERLAGSGIATGAGEAAVLEAVTQDTDIVVGAIVGSAGLKPTMAAIRPGRRIALANKECLVCAGDLFMAKILATGAELLPVDSEHNAIFQVFETDKADMVEKVILTASGGPFRSVSKADMARVTPQQALKHPNWDMGARITIDSATMMNKGFEVIEASHLFPVAHDQLGVLVHPQSTVHGLVQYKDGSLLAQLGSPDMRTPIAHCLAFPRRMNVPVKRLDLAELGTLTFEAPDLDRFPALRLALEAMRAGGMAPAALNAADEVAVDAFLKGRIGFMDIPAAIEEVLDAMGAGGKLTDAAGVEDVLAIDAEARQKTGEWIRTR, encoded by the coding sequence ATGGCAGCTGCCTCTGCAGCCCGCGACCCTGGCGCGAAAACCCGGATAACCGTTCTAGGGGCCACTGGGTCCATCGGCCAGAGCTTGGCGGATCTCATTCAAAGAAATCCGGACAGCTATGAAGTCGTCGCGCTGGTTGCGAACCGGAACGCCTCCGGCCTCGCCGACATGGCAAAAGCGCTAAAGACCGGTTCCGCTATCCTTGCCGAGGAAAGCTGTTATCCGGAGCTCAAGGAGCGGCTTGCCGGCAGCGGCATTGCAACGGGAGCCGGTGAGGCTGCCGTTCTGGAAGCAGTCACGCAGGATACGGATATCGTCGTCGGTGCCATAGTAGGGTCAGCGGGATTGAAGCCGACGATGGCCGCGATCCGGCCAGGACGCCGCATTGCACTTGCCAACAAGGAATGCCTGGTTTGTGCGGGGGATCTGTTCATGGCCAAGATCCTGGCAACCGGGGCGGAACTCCTGCCCGTCGACAGCGAGCACAATGCCATCTTTCAGGTTTTTGAAACCGACAAGGCCGACATGGTCGAGAAGGTTATTCTGACGGCGTCGGGCGGACCGTTCAGGAGTGTCTCGAAAGCCGATATGGCACGGGTAACACCACAGCAGGCGCTCAAGCATCCCAACTGGGATATGGGCGCACGCATTACGATCGACAGCGCAACGATGATGAACAAGGGCTTCGAGGTTATCGAAGCGTCCCATCTTTTTCCGGTCGCCCACGATCAGCTTGGCGTGCTGGTCCATCCGCAATCGACGGTTCACGGACTTGTGCAATACAAGGACGGATCCCTGCTGGCTCAACTCGGTAGTCCGGACATGCGCACGCCGATCGCCCACTGCCTTGCCTTTCCCCGAAGGATGAACGTTCCGGTGAAACGTCTGGATCTGGCGGAACTCGGCACACTCACTTTTGAAGCACCGGATCTCGACCGGTTCCCGGCGCTCCGTCTTGCACTGGAAGCCATGCGGGCAGGGGGAATGGCACCGGCTGCGCTTAACGCTGCAGATGAGGTTGCCGTGGACGCTTTTCTGAAAGGCCGGATCGGCTTCATGGACATTCCGGCTGCCATTGAAGAGGTGCTGGATGCAATGGGGGCAGGCGGCAAGCTGACGGACGCTGCCGGCGTCGAGGATGTTCTTGCCATCGACGCAGAAGCACGGCAGAAGACTGGTGAATGGATAAGAACACGGTAA
- a CDS encoding phosphatidate cytidylyltransferase, protein MAEPHQNPKKLSDLRLRFISALVLGPLVLLITYLGNLPFAALTLVASGLFLWEWFTITGTQAKSPSSLTGFATLFAIGVLTVAGHPDLGLGAMVAGALIAYALGGFSKAGRWAIEGILYSGLALFSLLVLREGSNGLLVAFFLLFVVWATDIFAYFTGRALGGPKLWPRVSPKKTWSGAIGGLVLATVFGAGVAFVANAQDLMLWALLAAGLSVVSQAGDLLESAIKRRFDVKDSSKLIPGHGGIMDRIDGLVAAAIFAVLIGLVAGGSLADPIAGLGLI, encoded by the coding sequence ATGGCAGAACCACACCAGAACCCGAAAAAACTGTCCGACCTTCGCCTCAGGTTCATTTCGGCACTCGTTCTGGGGCCTCTTGTTCTTCTGATCACCTATCTGGGCAATCTGCCCTTTGCTGCGCTGACGCTGGTCGCGTCCGGACTGTTCCTGTGGGAGTGGTTCACGATCACCGGGACACAGGCAAAGTCACCCAGTTCACTCACCGGGTTCGCCACGCTGTTTGCCATTGGGGTGCTGACCGTAGCCGGACATCCTGACCTTGGTCTCGGGGCCATGGTTGCTGGTGCTTTGATCGCCTATGCGCTTGGTGGTTTCTCCAAGGCTGGACGATGGGCCATCGAAGGGATCCTCTACAGCGGGCTTGCACTGTTCTCGCTGCTTGTACTTCGTGAAGGAAGCAACGGGCTTCTGGTCGCGTTTTTCCTGCTGTTTGTTGTCTGGGCAACCGACATATTCGCCTATTTTACCGGCCGTGCGTTGGGTGGGCCCAAGCTCTGGCCACGTGTATCCCCTAAAAAGACCTGGTCTGGTGCCATTGGCGGGCTGGTGCTCGCCACGGTTTTCGGCGCTGGTGTTGCTTTTGTCGCAAATGCGCAGGACCTGATGCTTTGGGCTTTGCTGGCGGCCGGGCTCTCGGTCGTCTCTCAGGCAGGGGACCTTCTGGAGTCTGCCATCAAGCGGCGGTTCGACGTCAAGGATTCCAGCAAACTGATCCCCGGGCATGGCGGCATCATGGACCGGATCGACGGTCTGGTGGCCGCAGCCATTTTCGCCGTGCTGATTGGCCTAGTCGCTGGCGGCAGCCTTGCAGACCCCATTGCCGGCCTCGGTCTGATTTGA